The following are encoded in a window of Phragmites australis chromosome 22, lpPhrAust1.1, whole genome shotgun sequence genomic DNA:
- the LOC133904626 gene encoding putative receptor-like protein kinase At3g47110 yields the protein MAGDGGDDEDQLGWSLNHAACLRDRVTSLYRPFPHAPLPMPVPGDLHTHLPPRFLLITSCLIHAVHVLPMFVAQSTDEQALLAFKASISDDPSRVLAAWTPTSGSVNATDSVCQWSGMSCRSQQHPGRVTALEIMSSNLMGVISPSLANLSFLRTLNLSGNRFSGNIPLELGLLRRLQVISLGGNFLTGEIPTSLTNYARLTHVELQRNGLHGEIPANFSYCRELRVFNVSVNGLSGGIPPSFGSLLKLGFLGLHRSNLIGGIPPSLGNLSSLVAFDASENYNLGGNTPDVLVRLTKLNYLRLASAGLGGKIPTSLFNISSLRKLDLGNNDLSGVLPPDIGSTLPRIQFLSLYNCRLEGRIPSSIGNATGLHFNQLEAKWDKDWALMVALGNCSRLVALSLSSNRFQGVLPTFLVNLTVGIQQIFMNANMISGTIPPEIGKFSNLRVLALADNALTGTIPDTIGGLRSMTGLAVSGNNISGEIPLMLVANLTQLAFLDLSQNDLQGSIPESFGTISIGILDLSYNQFSGLIPKQVVNLSSLTLFLNLSHNIFSGPIPSKVGRLSSLGVLDLSNNMLSGGIPQTVSQCQALEYLFLQGNRLDGRISPSLNSLKGLRYLDMSQNKLSGPIPDFLATFQYLRYLNLSYNQFDGPVPTTGVFNDLRTFSVAGNRVCGGVSELQLPRCSGTDHSGTRLNKSRTVLILAITIGAFLALVLDSSSHAPL from the exons atggccggagatggcggcgacgacgaggaccaGCTTGGGTGGTCCTTAAACCACGCGGCTTGTCTCCGCGACCGCGTCACCAGCCTCTACCGACCTTTCCCGCACGCGCCTCTTCCCATGCCCGTGCCCGGCGACCTTCATACCCACCTCCCGCCCCG ATTCCTGCTCATCACCAGTTGTCTCATCCATGCTGTTCATGTCCTTCCTATGTTTGTAGCTCAGTCTACTGACGAGCAAGCGCTGCTTGCATTCAAGGCCTCCATCTCCGACGATCCGAGCAGGGTGCTTGCTGCATGGACGCCCACCAGTGGCAGTGTGAATGCAACAGACAGCGTCTGCCAGTGGAGCGGCATGTCATGCCGCTCCCAACAGCACCCAGGCCGTGTCACGGCGCTGGAGATCATGTCGTCCAACCTGATGGGTGTGATCAGCCCCAGCCTGGCCAACCTCTCCTTCCTCCGCACACTCAACCTCTCTGGCAACCGCTTCTCCGGTAACATCCCCTTGGAGCTTGGCCTGCTGCGTCGCCTCCAGGTCATCAGCCTCGGTGGGAATTTTCTCACTGGTGAGATACCCACGTCTCTCACCAACTATGCTCGCCTCACCCATGTGGAGTTACAACGGAATGGATTGCATGGAGAGATCCCGGCGAACTTCAGCTACTGCCGAGAGCTCCGGGTGTTCAACGTCAGTGTGAACGGCCTGTCCGGTGGCATTCCGCCATCGTTTGGGTCACTGTTGAAGCTTGGGTTCTTGGGCCTTCATCGGAGCAACCTCATCGGTGGCATCCCCCCATCCTTGGGTAACCTCTCTTCACTTGTGGCATTTGATGCCAGTGAGAACTATAATCTAGGTGGTAACACACCAGACGTGCTAGTAAGACTCACCAAGCTGAATTATCTGAGGCTAGCTTCTGCCGGCCTTGGAGGCAAAATCCCAACGTCGCTGTTTAACATATCATCCCTTAGGAAACTTGACTTGGGAAACAATGATCTATCTGGTGTGCTGCCGCCCGACATTGgctccactctgccaagaatcCAATTCCTTTCGCTGTACAACTGTCGGCTCGAAGGGCGCATCCCATCGTCGATAGGCAACGCGACGGGACTCCAT TTCAACCAGCTTGAGGCCAAGTGGGACAAGGACTGGGCTCTGATGGTGGCACTAGGGAATTGCAGTAGGCTGGTTGCACTAAGCCTTTCTAGTAACAGGTTTCAGGGCGTGCTCCCTACTTTTCTTGTAAATCTCACCGTTGGGATACAACAGATCTTTATGAATGCAAACATGATAAGTGGTACGATCCCCCCAGAGATTGGCAAGTTCAGCAATCTTCGTGTTCTTGCGCTTGCTGACAATGCCTTGACTGGCACCATTCCAGATACCATTGGCGGTCTTCGCAGCATGACTGGGCTAGCTGTCTCTGGTAACAACATATCCGGTGAGATCCCACTTATGCTGGTTGCAAACCTTACTCAGCTTGCTTTCCTGGATCTGTCACAGAACGACCTGCAAGGAAGCATACCTGAGAGCTTTGGAACCATAAGCATTGGAATCCTGGACTTGTCTTACAATCAGTTCAGCGGTTTGATACCAAAACAGGTTgtcaatctctcctctctaACTCTGTTCCTCAACCTGTCCCACAACATCTTCTCAGGTCCGATCCCTTCAAAAGTAGGCAGATTGAGCAGCCTTGGTGTGCTGGACTTGTCAAACAATATGCTGTCAGGAGGGATACCCCAGACGGTCTCCCAGTGTCAAGCTTTGGAGTACTTGTTTCTGCAGGGAAACCGGCTTGATGGGAGGATTTCCCCATCACTCAACTCTCTGAAAGGTCTTCGGTACTTGGACATGTCACAGAATAAATTGTCCGGTCCAATCCCAGATTTCTTGGCAACATTTCAGTACTTGCGTTACCTGAACTTGTCCTATAACCAATTTGATGGGCCGGTGCCGACAACAGGAGTGTTCAATGATTTAAGAACCTTCTCTGTTGCTGGGAACAGAGTTTGTGGTGGTGTTTCAGAGCTGCAGCTTCCGAGATGTTCTGGTACTGATCACTCTGGTACAAGGTTAAACAAATCAAGAACTGTACTGATTTTGGCTATTACCATCGGAGCTTTCTTGGCTCTAGTCCTCGACTCCTCGTCACATGCACCTTTGTGA
- the LOC133904628 gene encoding probable LRR receptor-like serine/threonine-protein kinase At3g47570: protein MPMLIEQHWKLSYVELHRATDGFCASNLFGVGSFGSVYKGALNEEQEVAIKVLNLLQHGAERSFLAECEVLRSVRHRNLVKVITASSTIDRSGYDFKALVYEFMPNRDLDKWLHPTIGEDGTSSRMLTMAERVSIALNVAEALDYLHHHGQVPIVHCDLKPSNVLLDNDMVAHVGDFGLSQFVHGANSNSPEHMSNTAGIKGTIGYIPPEYGMGGEISVEGDIYSYGVLLLEMFTAKRPTDASFQGGQSIHRYVATDYPERAMSVADPSLLQHEDRNMDEGRLEECLFSVFRVALRCTEESPRARMLTSDVIRELSTARDVYNE from the exons ATGCCGATGTTGATCGAGCAGCACTGGAAATTGTCCTATGTTGAACTGCACAGGGCTACTGATGGGTTCTGTGCATCTAATCTCTTTGGTGTTGGAAGCTTTGGCTCAGTGTATAAAGGAGCACTCAATGAAGAGCAGGAAGTCGCAATAAAAGTGCTGAACCTTCTGCAGCATGGTGCTGAGCGGAGTTTCCTAGCTGAATGCGAGGTGCTGAGAAGCGTTCGACACCGCAATCTTGTAAAGGTCATCACAGCCTCTTCGACCATTGATCGCAGTGGATATGATTTCAAAGCTTTGGTGTACGAGTTCATGCCTAACAGAGACTTGGACAAATGGCTACATCCAACTATTGGGGAAGATGGGACTTCCTCTCGTATGCTAACCATGGCTGAAAGGGTGAGCATTGCACTCAATGTTGCTGAGGCTCTTGATTATCTTCACCACCATGGTCAAGTACCCATTGTTCACTGTGATCTGAAGCCGAGCAATGTCCTTCTTGATAACGACATGGTTGCCCATGTAGGGGACTTTGGGCTGTCACAGTTTGTCCATGGAGCAAACAGTAACTCGCCCGAACACATGAGTAATACTGCTGGAATCAAAGGCACCATTGGATACATTCCACCAG AGTATGGAATGGGTGGTGAAATCTCAGTAGAAGGTGATATCTACAGCTACGGAGTTCTCCTGCTCGAGATGTTCACTGCGAAGAGGCCAACAGACGCCTCGTTTCAGGGGGGTCAGAGCATCCACAGGTATGTCGCAACAGATTACCCTGAGAGAGCCATGTCAGTCGCTGATCCATCACTGTTGCAGCACGAAGACAGAAACATGGATGAAGGGAGACTGGAGGAGTGCTTGTTCTCGGTTTTCCGAGTCGCCCTGCGATGCACTGAGGAATCACCGAGGGCAAGGATGCTCACCAGCGATGTCATCAGAGAGCTTTCTACTGCGAGGGATGTTTATAATGAATAA
- the LOC133905076 gene encoding probable LRR receptor-like serine/threonine-protein kinase At3g47570, translating to MEGARTCCITCRFSPASKSMCVLLLLLAGSLLSTTHAVPTSSLSLAPIAADEQALHSFRALVTGDPHGVLSSWTSGNGTSANVTGMCSWRGVGCHSRLHPGRVTSLELPSSNLTGAVSPFLANLTFLRTLNLSHNSFSGNIPWELGFLPRLWYLDLRHNSVQGMIPLSLARASKLRILQLEYNSLMGEIPANLSSLPELEVLDVGANQLSGAVPPSFGSLSKLTYLGLYLNNLAGGIPPSLEYGMDGKASIQGDVYSYGVLLLEMFTGKRPTDSLFQGGKTLQSYVSACHPDRIMEIVDPTVLPLNNGYLSILDSSCDGIDAKKLQECMASIFRVGLQCSQESSRARMHISNAIRELEVINDALVNDC from the exons ATGGAGGGAGCAAGAACTTGCTGCATCACATGTCGCTTCTCTCCAGCCAGCAAATCCATGTGCGTACTGCTCCTACTCCTTGCTGGTAGTCTTCTGAGCACCACACATGCTGTTCCAACCTCTTCCCTGTCTTTGGCGCCGATCGCCGCGGACGAGCAGGCTCTGCACTCCTTCAGGGCTCTTGTCACCGGCGACCCACACGGGGTGCTCTCCTCATGGACCTCCGGCAATGGGACCAGCGCCAATGTGACCGGCATGTGCAGCTGGAGAGGCGTGGGGTGCCACTCCCGCCTGCACCCTGGCCGTGTCACCTCGCTGGAGCTGCCGTCCTCCAACCTGACCGGCGCCGTCTCTCCCTTCCTTGCCAACCTGACGTTCCTCCGCACGCTCAACCTCTCGCACAACTCCTTCTCCGGCAACATCCCATGGGAGCTCGGCTTCCTGCCTCGCCTCTGGTACCTGGACCTCCGGCACAACTCCGTGCAAGGCATGATCCCCCTCTCGCTTGCTCGTGCCTCCAAGCTCCGGATCTTGCAGCTGGAGTACAACAGCCTTATGGGGGAGATCCCAGCCAACCTGAGCTCTCTGCCGGAGCTGGAGGTCCTGGACGTCGGCGCAAACCAGCTCTCCGGTGCAGTCCCACCATCGTTCGGTTCGCTCTCGAAGCTCACGTACCTGGGGTTGTACCTGAACAATCTAGCAGGAGGCATTCCGCCATCTCTCG AATATGGAATGGACGGCAAAGCTTCCATCCAAGGCGATGTATACAGCTACGGGGTTCTTTTGCTTGAGATGTTCACTGGAAAGAGACCGACCGACAGCTTATTCCAGGGAGGAAAAACTCTTCAAAGCTATGTTTCAGCATGCCATCCTGACAGGATAATGGAAATAGTTGACCCAACTGTACTACCTCTGAACAACGGATATTTGAGTATACTGGACAGTTCTTGCGATGGAATTGACGCTAAAAAGCTGCAAGAGTGCATGGCATCGATCTTCCGAGTCGGTTTGCAGTGCTCCCAAGAATCCTCTAGAGCAAGAATGCATATCAGCAATGCCATCAGAGAGCTTGAGGTGATAAATGATGCGTTGGTGAACGACTGTTAA
- the LOC133905474 gene encoding E3 ubiquitin-protein ligase Os03g0188200-like, protein MSKGYVLVVASVAALVALSVTTFFWSRRRQRRVVSASQRSDAAGHDVELSAGRGAAGLGEAVLAGYPTLVYTSPPRGGEEKDEEAAGAGAGDTARCAVCLADYADGDELRLLPDCRHAFHQRCVDQWLRRRTTCPVCRASPPASGSTTASGS, encoded by the coding sequence ATGTCCAAAGGCTACGTGCTGGTCGTCGCTTCCGTGGCCGCGCtcgtcgcgctctcggtcaccACCTTCTTCTGGTCccgccggcggcagcggcgagtGGTGTCGGCGTCGCAGAGGAGCGACGCGGCTGGCCACGACGTGGAGCTCAGTGCCGGCCGGGGCGCCGCGGGGCTCGGCGAGGCCGTCCTGGCCGGGTACCCCACGCTGGTGTACACGTCGCCCCCGCGCGGGGGGGAGGAGAAGGACGAGGAGGCCGCGGGCGCAGGCGCCGGCGACACGGCGCGGTGCGCGGTGTGCCTGGCGGACTACGCCGACGGCGACGAGCTCCGGCTGCTGCCGGACTGCCGGCACGCGTTCCACCAGCGGTGCGTCGACCAGTGGCTGCGGCGGCGGACCACCTGCCCGGTCTGCCgggcgtcgccgccggcgagcggcAGCACGACCGCTAGCGGCTCTTGA